The Cervus elaphus chromosome 12, mCerEla1.1, whole genome shotgun sequence DNA window GGAGAACCAGATGAACAGAACCTGCTGTCCTGATCCCAGAGAATGCAGGGAGGTCCCTAGGAAAGGTTAGCTGTCCCAAGGGGAGGTACAGAGGAGCCAGAATGAGATCCAAATAAGGATGAAGACTGCCTCCCCCTGGCCTGAGTGTAGGTCTGAGCCCTCTTCACCCCTCCAGGCACAAGGGGTACCCACTGAGGTGGGCACTAAAGGAAGGGAAGTGTGTCTGGGCCAGGAACCCGAAACTGTAGAGATGGAGGGAATTACCAAAGGGGCAGCGTTGATCTGGTGTTTGACCACAGGGGGGCAGCAGAGAGAGCCCAGCCATTCCAAAGGCTGCCAGTGCTGTGTGCCGCGGTTAGttgcgaccccagagactggagcctgccaggcacctctgtccatggggattctccaggaggaaatactggagtgggttgccatgccctcctccaagggatcttctcaacccaagaatcgaacccaggtctcctgcattgcaggtgcattctttaccagttgagctaccagggaagttcaaagGCTGGCTGGGTCCAGTTTAATTCCATCAGGAGAACTGACATTGATGGGGTGAGGGGTCTGACCACCTGGAGAGGCCCAGCTGTCTCTCAGGCGCTCACAGTCAGATGGTGCCAGCAACAGATGGTGACGTAGCAACACCTTCCCAGCACTTGGAGAGGTTCCCATAGGAAAGCACTCCAGACAGAGCTATGCCTTGGGCTTCTCCAGAACTCCCTCCTGGAACACCTCCAGATTCCAGGCAGGTATTCAGTCCCCAAGTACCAAGACACTCTTAGGAGGGCAAATACTACAAATGATTCTTACTGCACAATATAGCAAGTCCCTTAAGGACTGCTTGGGGGAGAATTTGAGACATgtgaaatgttaagaaaaaaaaatttttttttaaaatcttgaccACCCAAACCTATTTGAATTCTGGCTCAGAGTCTAGATAAAAAGCGATGGTTCTTTCTATCCTTCCCCAGCTGCTCCTCGGCCCCTACCTGTGATGGTGACCGAGCCGTGAGCGTCCTGCTGCAGCACGGGGTTGCGAACCAGGCAGCTGTAGGTACCATTAGCGCCCAGCACCACTCTCAGGACGCTGTGCACGTCGAACAAGCCCTGTTCGTTGGCCATCTGCGACGTGGTCACGTTGCTGGTCAACGGCGCGCCCTGCCCATCCTGCCACAACACCTCGGCCTCGGGGTAGCCCCTGTAGCTGGAGCACGTGATGGTTACCGTGTCCCCAGGCCTCAGGTCCTTGTTCGGCTCCAGGGTCATGCTGGGTTTTGAGTAGGGAGCTGGAGGGGAGCAGAAGATAGAGGGCAAAAGTCAGGTGAATGCAAGGGCGGTGGGACACAGTGGAGGGAAAGAGCGCCTGGGGCTGTGAAGACAAGCGTCAGCACTGGGGCAGTGGGTAAAGGGCTGTGGGAAGTGTGAGGGGTGTGCCAGGGGGAGGGCGCCCCCTTTCGCGGCTCTCACCTGCCACCTGCAGGCTGACCGCGGCGCTGCCGAAGTCCCGGATGCTCACGAAGCAGGTGAAGCTGCCCTCATCAGCCACGCGCACGCGCTGTAGCCTCAGGGACGCGTTGCCCTGAGCCAGCAGGTCTGGGAAGAGCGCTGTGCGGTTGGCATAGGCGCTGCCCTGGTCGCGGCCCTCGGCGAAGCTGTGCACCAGTTGTTTGGTGTCTGTCAGCTGCCAGATGAGGTTGAGCTGTGCCAGGCTGAAGCCGGGCTCGGTCGAGAAGGAGCAGCGCAGGGTGGCGTCGGTGCCCACGAGGGCCACCACGGGGTCTTCGGGAACCTGGACTTCCACCGCACCTGAAGGCGAGGTTGAAGCGGCAGGGCAGTGAGGAGGGGTGGGGACACTCGGCTACCACCGGACTGCCCCCCATATCTCCTCCATCGACCCCCAGGTCCCATGCCATCTTCCCATTTTCTCCCCAGACCTAGAAACAGATTGAGTCTCAACACTTCCAGACATCTCCCTAATCTTCTGACAAGAATCACAGCAACTTGGCCTTGGCCTGACAAGGTccatcttccaggggacctgGCCTGGGGCAGCCTGCAGCCCTAGCAAAACTCCCCTCTCCGCCAGGACCCATTTCCCTCTCCTATTCTCCGACTCTCTTCTGAGATCTGAATGCTTCTCCACTCTTTCCACAGGTTTCCAGAGCCCTGGAGTCAGGAGACCCAGAGAGCTGAGACGACCTGTGATCATCACCCTCACCTACTCCTGCCACGGTAAGCTTTCCCTCTATGCAACCTGTGTatgttttctgttattattattgggCGTCTCTCTGTTCTGGGAGACTGAATGTAAGGAGCTAGATTCAGATACCATGACCAGTGGAGACTGGGCCAACTCCCCGCCCCTAACCCCCACCCCAAGggacatttaagaaaacaaaagaaaaacctgtGGGGTTTCTATGGGGCGTGATGGTGACCGAGCCGTGAGCGTCCTGCTGCAGCACGGGGTTGCGAACCAGGCAGCTGTAGGTACCATTAGCGCCCAGCACCACTCTCAGGATGCTGTGCACGTCGAACAAGCCCTGTTCGTTGGCCATCTGCGACGTGGTCACGTTGTCGGTCAACGGCGCGCCCTGCCCATCCTGCCACAACACTTCAGCCTTGGGGTAGCCCCGGTAGCTGGAGCACGTGATGGTTACCGTGTCCCCAGGCCTCAGGTCCTTGTTCGGCTCCAGGGTCATGCTGGGTTTTGAGTAGGGAGCTGGAGGGGAGCAGAAGATAGAGGGCAAAAGTCAGGTGAATGCAAGGGCGGTGGGACACAGTGGAGGGAAAGAGCGCCTGGGGCTGTGAAGACAAGCGTCAGCACTGGGGCAGTGGGTAAAGGGCTGTGGGAAGTGTGAGGGGTGTGCCAGGGGGAGGGCGCCCCCTTTCGCGGCTCTCACCTGCCACCTGCAGGCTGACCGCGGCGCTGCCGAAGTCCCGGATGCTCACGAAGCAGGTGAAGCTGCCCTCATCAGCCACGCGCACGCGCTGTAGCCTCAGGGACGCGTTGCCCTGAGCCAGCAGGTCTGGGAAGAGCGCTGTGCGGTTGGCATAGGCGCTGCCCTGGTCGCGGCCCTCGGCGAAGCTGTGCACCAGTTGTTTGGTGTCTGTCAGCTGCCAGGTGAGGTTGAGCTGTGCCAGGCTGAAGCCGGGCTCGGTCGAGAAGGAGCAGCGCAGGGTGGCGTCGGTGCCCACGAGGGCCACCACGGGGTCTTCGGGAACCTGGACTTCTACTGCGGCCCCTGAGGGTAGGACGGTGAGAACAGGGTGGGACACTCGGGACCTCCCGTTCCCCTCCCCTTCTGAGTTACCTTCAGGCCCGGTCCACTCCTTTTTTAAGGGCTGAGGAGAGTTTATTGTGGTTCTAGTTCAACCAACATGAATATAGTAAGTACATGCTATGCCAAGGGTAAGCGTTAAGAATGCCACAGAGAACAACACCAAGGTCACACCTCTGAAGAGCTTAAATTTtagtgggagagagagacaaaCTAGCACACAAATTCTTGGTAGCATGTGATTAGGAgtattaagaaagaaagaagccaaTGGATAGAAAGTAAagatgtagtttttaaaaaatctggcaGGTGCATGACACCTGTCTGTGCTGGCTGCATTTCCCAGTATACACTATCTTTATAAATTgtgaaaagaaaatctaaacaaTAATATGCACCCAAATATTATtagtggttttctctggatgAGAAAGAATCAcaagtgctttttcttttcctcaacaAACGTGATTAGTTTTTGTGCAAGAAAGAAAGATTACCCATGCATTTAAATATGGTGGTGAACCACATTCTCCATAAAGAGATATTAAGCTGAGATTGAAAGGGAATgaaaaaagagtctgacatagtCAGAGAAAAGCGCCCTAGGGCAGGTTGCCCTgttcccacccctgccctctctCCTGTGGGTTTACCCTGCAGCCTCCCACCCAGTCACCTCTGCCTCCAGTCCAGCTCTTCTTTTAGAGCCCTGGGAAGTTAGGTAGGGGTTCCTGACAGCTTTTCTTTTGCTGATATGTGCCCCCTAGCCTGGCACTGCCATTCTTGGGCAATGCTTACGTTAAGTGTGTGCTCTGGGCACCAGCAAAGCAGGCACACTCAGGAAGTGTGAAGACCAGTCTTGAAACAA harbors:
- the CD276 gene encoding CD276 antigen, which produces MLCGPGSTGVSVAPALGVLWFCLTGAAVEVQVPEDPVVALVGTDATLRCSFSTEPGFSLAQLNLTWQLTDTKQLVHSFAEGRDQGSAYANRTALFPDLLAQGNASLRLQRVRVADEGSFTCFVSIRDFGSAAVSLQVAAPYSKPSMTLEPNKDLRPGDTVTITCSSYRGYPKAEVLWQDGQGAPLTDNVTTSQMANEQGLFDVHSILRVVLGANGTYSCLVRNPVLQQDAHGSVTITPHRNPTGAVEVQVPEDPVVALVGTDATLRCSFSTEPGFSLAQLNLIWQLTDTKQLVHSFAEGRDQGSAYANRTALFPDLLAQGNASLRLQRVRVADEGSFTCFVSIRDFGSAAVSLQVAAPYSKPSMTLEPNKDLRPGDTVTITCSSYRGYPEAEVLWQDGQGAPLTSNVTTSQMANEQGLFDVHSVLRVVLGANGTYSCLVRNPVLQQDAHGSVTITGQPMTFPPEALWVTVGLSICLVILLVALAFVCWRKIKQSCEEENAGAEDHDGDGEGSKTALRPLKHSENKEDDGPEIV